One Vitis vinifera cultivar Pinot Noir 40024 chromosome 15, ASM3070453v1 genomic window, GTCTGTCCATGAAGTTGTGCTTTCTCAAAACACTCCAAGCGATACTGATCAACAGCCTTGAGGAGATCTTGTGTAATACCCATTTCAATTTCTACTGCTCTGGCGGATGTAAtccattaaaacaaaaatagaagatCAGTATTATTTACTTGTCTAATTTGTCTGCAACTCTCTCACAACTAATTGTCtcttatcataaatttttgTCTGATTCCCACTTACAAGGCCTCGCAGTTTAagcatttaataaaataagtcaaattaaaatgatatgTTGTTGAAAAGAGTTTATCCATACAaagtataaaatttaaaattaaaaattttcttttatatatttttatcataatatgtataatttttttgagTGATTCACTCAATtaactttatttatattttttaacatgtgaaattattttaataatcagatttaattttaataattcagTAGTGATATTTCAATTGATTGtgtaatatttttgttaataattcaCTGACCTGAGATGATCGGCGCCGGCGAGATACGGGGAGAAGTGGAGCTTGCAGTGGAATAGGGAAGAGGTTGTTGTGTTCTTCAgtctggctcaaaaa contains:
- the LOC104881797 gene encoding uncharacterized protein LOC104881797 isoform X1, whose product is MKKPFSEVALQTRESLERPYFPLPLDPRRLKNTTTSSLFHCKLHFSPYLAGADHLRAVEIEMGITQDLLKAVDQYRLECFEKAQLHGQTTGSTQLHGQTTVCSHY
- the LOC104881797 gene encoding uncharacterized protein LOC104881797 isoform X2, with the protein product MKKPFSEVALQTRESLERPYFPLPLDPRRLKNTTTSSLFHCKLHFSPYLAGADHLRAVEIEMGITQDLLKAVDQYRLECFEKAQLHGQTTGSTQLHGQTT